ttggggacccccccgagttttgggaaccccccccagtttttggggacccccccgagttttttggggaccccccagttTTTGGGGCCCCCCCTGAGTTTTGGGGACCCCTCCGAGTTTTGGGGACCCTCCCCgagttttggggacccccccagtttTTGGGGCCCCCCCAGTTTTAGGGACCCTCCCCGAGTTTTGGGGCCCCTCCCCGAGTTTTGGGGACCCCTCCgagttttggggacccccccgagTTTTTGGGAACCCCCCCAGTTTTTGGGGACCCTCCCCCAGTTTTTGGGAAGCCCCcgggttttggggacccccccagtttTTGGGACCCCTCTGAGTCTTTGGGGACTCTCCTCGAGATTTTGGGGAACCCCCCCagtttttggggacccccccgagGTTTTGGGAACCCCCCTGAGTTTTGAGGACCCCCCCGAGTTTTTGGGGagccccccaaattttggggaccCCTCCGAGTTTTGGGGACCCTCCCCCAGTTTTTGGGGCCCCCCCAGTTTTAGGGACCCTCCCCGAGTTTTGGGGACCCCTCCGAGTTTTGGGGACCCTCCCCAAGTTTTTGGGAACTCCCCCgagttttggggacccccccagtttttggggaccccccccagtttttggggaccccccttaCCTGTGGGGGAGCCCCCTGGTGAtggcccccagcagccccagggagggGTCGAGTCCCGCGGCCTCGCAGACCCCCACggccccccccaaaaacagccACGTCCGGGGCCCTGCGGGGTGCGGctggggggggaccccaaaagtcaccccgggacccccaaaatccatcctgggatcccaaaaatccactccgggatcccaaaatcccatcctgggatcccaaaatccaacccgggaccccaaaaatcaccccggGATCCCAAAAATCCACACTGGGACGCCAAAAATCcatcctgggaccccaaaaatccccccaggacccccgaaATCCTCCCGgactcccatttttggggtccctctccTCATTTTGAGGTCCCCCATCCCATTTCCAGcgcccccctccccatttttggcctccctctccccaattcggggctccccctccccaaattcggggcttcccctcccccattccccctccccaattcgCCCTCCCCAGTTCggggctccccctccccaattccccctccccaattcggggcgccccctccccaattccccctccccaattccccctccccaattcgggcctccccctccccaattcggggctccccctccccaattcggggcgccccctccccaattccccttCCCCAATTCggggctccccctccccaattcggggctccccctccccaattcggggcgccccctccccaattccccctccccagttcggggctccccctccccaattcggggctccccctccccaattccccctccccaattcggggctccccctccccaattcggggcgccccctccccaattccccctccccaattcgggcctccctctccccagttcggggctccccctccccaattccccctctCCAATTCGAggcgccccctccccaattcggggcgccccctccccaattccccctccccaattcggggcgccccctccccaattcggggcgccccctccccaattccccctccccaattcggggctccccctccccaattcggggcgccccctccccaattccccctccccaattcgggcctccctctccccagttcggggcgccccctccccaattccccctctCCAATTCGAggcgccccctccccaattcggggcgccccctccccaattccccctccccaattcggggcgccccctccccaattcggggctccccctccccagttcggggcgccccctccccaattccccctccccaattcgggcctccctctccccagttcggggcgccccctccccaattccccctctCCAATTCGAggcgccccctccccaattcggggcgccccctccccaattccccctccccaattcggggcgccccctccccaattcggggcgccccctccccaattccccctccccaattcggggctccccctccccaattcggggcgccccctccccaattccccctccccaattcgggcctccctctccccagttcggggcgccccctccccaattccccctctCCAATTCGAggcgccccctccccaattcggggcgccccctccccaattccccctccccaattcggggcgccccctccccaattcggggctccccctccccagttcggggcgccccctccccaattccccctccccagttcgaggcgccccctccccaattccccctccccaattcggggctccccctccccaattcggggcgccccctccccaattccccctccccaattcggggctccccctccccagttcggggcgccccctccccaattcccccgAGCCGTACCCGGACTCTCCGCAGCCTCCTCCCGGCCGAGCTCAGGAGCCCCCGGCCCAGGTGCAGCAGCGGCCCCGGGCCCGGGGGGAGGGAGACCCCCggagcccccagggaccccccaaaactgcccaccACGGCCGCCTCCGCCAtctgggggggcagggggggtcaCAGACCcatggggacccccaaatcccaccccccaaaaaccccccaaatcccatcccccacaccccaaatccttgcgccccccccccccacctgggacccccaaatctccccaggTCTGGGggtctcccctcccccctccccagggatgctcggcccctcccccaccccccttcAACCCCCGGGGGGGGATCgatccgcccctcccccactcccgACAGCCCCCGCGAGGGTcgatggggggggggaggggagggaccccccccgtccgccccaccccccctcccctcccccccctcaccTTGGAGCTTCCGCCGGATCAAACCATCCCCCCCCGGCGGGGGGGAATCCCCGAGgttgatttgggggggggggggtccggaGGGGTCCCCGatgtggtgggggaggggtcaccCCAATTTTGGGCGGGTCCCCCCgaggtttttggggagggggggggggtccgggaGTCCGGGGGGTCCCCCCGAGGCCGAGGATGCTGCGGAGGAGGCGGGagcggcccctccccccgctcctccccccgcccctccccccgcgaggggcggggccagggagAGCGAGCCCCACCCCCCCCATGAAAAACCGcggggagaccccccccccaaagcgaggggaccccaaatcccggccccaAAGGCcgggggggggcactgggggggtgacactggggggtgacacggggggggcccggggggggggacacggaggtgCCCcccgggtgggggagggggggtcccggccgcGGGTGcctccgcccgccgccccccaccccccgcacCGGGGCTGTGACAGAGACACCGGTACCGGGGTTGGGAgagggcggggggcgcgggggggacAGACCCCCCCAatcgggacccccaaaccccccagggcccccccaaatcgggaccccaaaaccccacaagaCACACCCCAAATCgggaccccaaactccccccaaggCCCCCAAATCGGGACCCCAACCCCCTCCAGGGCCCCCCAAATCGGGACCCCAAAccaccctcagggaccccccaaatcgggaccccaaaacccccctgattCCCCCAAATcgggaccccaaaccctccccagggcccccccaaatcgggaccccaaaaccccacaagaCACACCCCAAATCgggaccccaaactccccccagggcccccccaaatcgggacccccaaacccctccaggatccccccaaatcgggacccccaaaccccccagattCCCCCAAATCAGggccccaaacccctcaaaccccccaaaccgggacccccccaaactcccccaaatcgggacaccaaatccccccaatctgGGGCCCcaggcccccccagccccccccaaatcgggaccccaaaaccccccagattCCCCCAAATCGGGACCCTGAACCCCctcaaacacccccaaaccgggaccccccaaactctCCCAAGtcgggaccccaaacccccccaaattgggaccccaacccccccccaaatccccccaaatcgggaccccaaaacccccaaatccccccaaatcggGATCTCTCCCAACTCCCCCAAACTGGAACCTGGAACCCCCCCAAAGTtgggacacccccccccccccccaaaaccgaGCCCCCTCCCAACCCCTCCAAACCtggacaggggggttggggtcccatttttggggtgggggtctcacttttgggggggtcctgggcgtcccatttttggggtcccctctcACCTGGTCCCCGGGTGCTGTTcccccccccctgcccccacccCGGCGGTTTTTTAAGGcctcgcccctcccccccccatttcctgccccccccaaaaacaacaGGAAGGGtggagggggaggggtgggggggggctcaggttcccacgggacccccccccacccatctcggggtgggtgtgggggaggggggggcacaccctgccccacccccacccggggagggggggatgGGCGTCCGGTTCTCACggtcccagtataaaccagtataagcGAACGCAACCTCGCGTAACGCGAAACAACGCGACGTGAAACAACAGAACCCGCTGAAACCAACCCAGTAGAGCCCAGTTTAACCCAGTATAACCCGGTCTAACTCCGGACGACGCCCGGTAAATTAATACAACGCAATATTGTGCGTTATAAGTGAGTCCTGATTGGGTTAAGCTGCTGTCGCCCCAGTGCAAGCCGCTataacccagtataacccagcCTAAACCAGTACAGTCCAGCTACACCCAATTTAATCCAGTTTAAGTTTATATAAACCAATATTAACGAGCGTAATCAGCTCTAAAGCAATATAATCCAACGCAACCCACTTCGAAACAGCATGACCGATtataaataacaacaaaatTCACTATAACCCAAGACAAATAAATCTTAGTGCTCGTTattataaaccagtataaaccattACAGCCCAGTATGGCCTGGTATAGCTCTCAGTACCACCCAATTATTGCGGGAACAGCCCACAGACCCCAAAGGCCCCCCAagcctccccaggacccccaacaCCCACCTCAGGTGAGCCCTCACCTGCAGCGCTGCCTCCAGGTGCGGCCCCTCACCTTTCCTGCGgtttctcccctcacctttccctcccttttccctctcacattttcccctcacgtttccccctcttttctcccttttctccccgcACCTTTCCCgctcttttctcccctcacgtttccctcccttttcccccttttctcccttttctcccctcacgtttccctcccttttctcccctcacctttcccgcccttttccctctcacattttcccctcacatttccccctcttttctcccttttcccctcacctttcccttccttttccccgtcacatttccctctcttttctccctttcccccctcacctttcccttcctttcccccctcacgtttcccgctcttttctcccctcacgtttcccacccttttccccctcacatttcccccttttctcccctcacctttccttccctttcctccctcatgtttccctttcccccctcacgtttcccgctcttttctccctttctcccctcacctttccctcccttttcccccctcacatttccccctcttttctcccttttcttccctcacctttcccgcccttttctcccctcatatttcccgcccttttccctgTCACATTTCCcgctcttttctcccttttctcccctcacatttcccgcccttttctcccttcacctttccctcccttttctcccctcacctttccctcccttttcttccctcacctttccctccctttcctccctcatgtttccctttcccccctcacgtttcccgctcttttctcccttttccccctcacgtttcccttccttttccccctcacctttccctcccttttcccccctcaccttcccctcccttttccccctcacctttccctcccttttctcctcaccttcctctccttttcccctttacattccccaccccttttcccctcatttttcctgcccttttttcccctcgcGTTTCTCCGCCACGCCCCAGAGCCGCCTCACAGATCCAACGCGTTCATTCTCCGGGCCAGGCTCAGGGCGCTCGGGGCCGTGGCTCTCGGGGGGTcgcggggagttttgggggctcctgggtgacttttgggggtctcagccgtggctctcagggggtcgtggggagttttgggggctcctgggtgatttttggggggtctcagccgtggctctcagggggtcgtggggagttttgggggctcctgggtgacttttgggggtctcagccgtggctctcagggggtcgcggggagttttgggggctcctgggtgacttttgggggtctcagccGTGGCTCTCGGGGGGTCgcagggagttttgggggctcctgggtgatttttggggggtctcagccgtggctctcagggggtcgtggggagttttgggggctcctgggtgacttttgggggtctcagccgtggctctcagggggtcgtggggagttttgggggctcctgggtgacttttggggggtctcagccgtggctctcagggggtcgcggggagttttgggggctcctgggtgatttttggggggtctcagggccgtggctctcagggggtcgtggggagttttgggggctcctgggtgatttttggggggtctcagggccgtggctctcagggggtcacggggagttttgggggctcctgggtgatttttggggggtctcagccgTGGCTCTCGGGGGtcgtggggagttttgggggctcctgggtgacttttggggggtctcagggccgtggctctcagggggtcgcggggagttttgggggctcctgggtgacttttggggggtctcagccgtggctctcagggggtcgcgggagttttgggggctcctgggtgacttttggggggtctcagccgTGGGTCTCAGGGGGTcgaggggagttttgggggctcctgggtgacttttggggggtctcagggccgtggctctcagggggtcgtggggagttttgggggctcctgggtgactttttgggggtctcagggccgtggctctcagggggtcgcggggagttttgggggccctgggtgatttttggggggtctcagggccgtGGCTCTCGGGGGGTcgcggggagttttgggggctcctgggtgacttttgggggtctcagccgtggctctcagggggtcgcggggagttttgggggctcctgggtgatttttggggggtctcagccgTGGCTCTCGGGGGGtcgtggggagttttgggggctcctgggtgacttttgggggtctcagccGTGGCTCAGGGCGCTGAGGGCGCTGAGGGCCGTGGGGCgcagggggtcccgggggtcccggggggcagcagcagcagcagcagcagggtcgGGCGCAGGAGGCAGCACCCCGTGTGCGTCGGCAGCGCCACGTAGCACAGCTGGGCCCCGGAGcctggggggcaccccaaaatcacatCCACCCCCCCGCCAAACCCCACACTgaccccccactcctcccccagacccccaagtGACCCCCATGGATCCTCAACCGACCCCACGGACACCCAAGTGCCCTCTGGACACTCCCCAGCCCCTCAACAACTCCTTCAATGCCCCCATGGAAAGCCCCCGGCCTCCCAAGAGACCCCCCCAAGGATATTTGGGGTCCCCagccccccatttcccctccccactcacccctgccccccagctCGGGGCAGTATTGGGGGGCCAGGAGGGTGTAGAGGTGCCGGAGGGCGTCGGCGCGGCGCTGGGGGGGCAAcgttggggctggggggagcccggggggtcactttggggggtAAATCGGGGGGCTGGGGGGTAGGAAAGGGTTCGAGGGCATTTGGGGAGAAatcggggggtttgggggggaaatgggggtcctggaaggtcaCTTGGGGGTCGCGGGCTGGGAAATCGGGGGCTGAGGGGGTCTCGAGGACCAAATCCGAGGGGGGTTTTGAGGTGAaacagggggattttggggagtctTAAGGGGGAATGAAGTGTTTGGGGGCAATAattgggggggtcttgggggttttagggtttggggtggagCAATGGGGGGGTCGGGGtcaggttttggggtgcagggggggaggggaggggtcacataccctgccctgcccccttgATGACCCCGCTCTGGGTCCGGCCCTGCCGGATCAGGACATACctggggggagagaaaaaaagagttcggggaccccccccaaacccacccgaGACCCTCCCAGAGgtccagaccccccccccccaatttagGGGTCGCCCCCAGActcaccccaaaacctcggGGGGCAGCggaggggggcgggggcgggcgcagccccggagctgctccagaacgggaccccaaaactggggcACGagctggggaggatttgggttaTTAGGGAGggggagacccccccaaaagcccccccgaaagccccccaaaaatccccccagcccctccccacccccccagcccctcacctgtgtgagcaggtgctgcagggaggggcGGGGGCCGCAGAGCAGCGCGACCCCCACCCCCggcagcagcgccagcagcagcagccggtgCGGGAcctggggggagagggggcgggggggctgggggcactgcGGGGGCAGGTCGGGGccggtttggggcagtttggggcagtttggggcagtttggggtcgGTTTGGGGCAGGTCGGGGccggtttggggcagtttggggtaaTTTAGGGGTCATTTAGGGGCAGTTTGGGGtcggtttggggcagtttggggcaggtcagggcagtttggggcagtttggggcagtttggggtcagtttggggtcagtttggggtcagttcggggtcagtttggggcagtttggggtcggtttgggcagtttggggtcagttcggggtcagtttggggtcagttttggggtgtcacGTGACCTCACCTTGGGGCTGCTATTGGGCAGGAACacgggtcagtttggggtcagtttggggtcagttcggggtcagtttggggtcagtttggggtcagcttggggtcagtttggggtcagtttggggtcagtttggggtcagtttgggggagtttggggtcagttcggggtcagtttggggtcagttttggggtgtcacGTGACCTCACCTTGGGGCTGCTATTGGGCAGGAACacggggtcagtttggggtcagttcggGGTCAGTTCGGGGTCAGTTCGGGGTCAGttcggggtcagtttggggtcagtttggggtcagttcggggtcagtttggggtcagtttggggtcagtttggggtcagtttggggtcagtttggggtcagtttatGGGGTGTCACGTGACCTCACCTTGGGCTGCTATTGGGCAGGAACacggggtcagtttggggtcagtttggggtcagttcggggtcagtttggggtcagtttggggtcagtttgggg
The nucleotide sequence above comes from Aphelocoma coerulescens isolate FSJ_1873_10779 unplaced genomic scaffold, UR_Acoe_1.0 HiC_scaffold_188, whole genome shotgun sequence. Encoded proteins:
- the LOC138101086 gene encoding LOW QUALITY PROTEIN: protein fuzzy homolog (The sequence of the model RefSeq protein was modified relative to this genomic sequence to represent the inferred CDS: inserted 1 base in 1 codon; deleted 3 bases in 3 codons) codes for the protein MPAEEEEGAPCLLCLATASGLPLFCRPPRPQVPFSLVGALHGVHLFGAAAGAELREAATPTAHLAWAGYGNSITLIVLSPAPGPPGPRPTRILDSAFGAMLPVHPSPQVLVLGLDELVPVRNVERLKRDLRSCFGLIDALLKPKGGWGLGPPCCPLPPATARDALQERLQRFAGAAQTDLGCVVLGGGGAVLGTPRWGALSAADSAPLRALLRPPGGALGPGPAARDVPVFLPNSSPKVPHRLLLLALLPGVGVALLCGPRPSLQHLLTQLVPQFWGPVLEQLRGCARPRPPPLPPEVLGYVLIRQGRTQSGVIKGAGQAPRRRPPAPLHPPGPPILPRAGGQGLRGPAVLRGAADAHGVLPPAPDPAAAAAAAPRXPPGPPAPHGPQRPQRPEPRLRPPKVTQEPPKLPTTPREPRLRPPKNHPGAPKTPRDPLRATAETPKSHPGAPKTPRDPPRATALRPPKNHPGPPKLPATP